One window of the Pyrus communis chromosome 17, drPyrComm1.1, whole genome shotgun sequence genome contains the following:
- the LOC137723619 gene encoding uncharacterized protein: protein MANNYSFLCLIGAIDRLWFHQTILFSEPISLFSPKGSTIEDQTPQDSIVTDSFTYPSSTISFLPHADEEFDFSPLLYEDNSSDSPQMTTPQDDSNNEEEDDMNSNEFINVQKKKIRPTRLNMLANRMLIRSQSSDHQKRPRKNRTCSSSTSSPGYATAATAAQKLQKSMSCRSLGELELEEVKGFIDLGFTFKKEHLSPRMMSLVPGLQRLGVPNSKKLRNENDDSAEIEVAPNEDKDDEKEGEVMRPYLSEAWLIKRPDSPLLNLRLPRVSAAADMKKHLKFWARTVASEVLG from the exons ATGGCCAATAACTACAGTTTCTTATGTCTTATAGGAGCCATAGATCGTCTATGGTTTCACCAAACCATTCTTTTCTCTGAGCCAATTTCATTATTTAGTCCCAAAGGTAGTACCATTGAAGATCAAACACCTCAGGACTCCATTGTCACAGATTCTTTTACTTACCCATCATCCACCATCTCCTTCTTGCCTCATGCAGATGAAGAATTCGATTTCTCACCACTTTTATATGAAGACAACTCATCAGATTCACCACAAATGACCACTCCACAG GATGATTCCAATAATGAAGAGGAGGATGACATGAACTCGAACGAATTCATCAAcgtgcagaagaagaaaattagaCCAACAAGATTAAATATGTTGGCCAACAGAATGTTAATTCGGTCTCAGTCATCTGATCACCAAAAACGTCCCCGGAAAAACAGAACATGCTCATCATCCACATCATCACCAGGTTATGCAACGGCTGCCACAGCGGCGCAAAAGCTTCAGAAATCGATGAGCTGCCGGAGCTTGGGGGAACTAGAGCTCGAAGAAGTTAAGGGGTTCATAGACTTAGGGTTCACGTTTAAGAAAGAACACTTGAGTCCAAGAATGATGAGTTTAGTACCTGGCTTGCAGAGACTTGGTGTGCCTAATAGTAAAAAGTTACGGAATGAAAATGATGATTCTGCTGAAATTGAAGTAGCACCTAATGAAGATAAAGATGATGAAAAAGAGGGTGAAGTGATGAGGCCTTACTTATCAGAAGCGTGGCTTATAAAACGGCCAGATTCGCCCTTGCTAAACCTGCGGTTGCCGAGAGTCTCCGCAGCTGCTGACATGAAGAAACATCTGAAGTTTTGGGCTAGAACTGTTGCTTCTGAAGTTTTGGGCTAG
- the LOC137723454 gene encoding MLO-like protein 3, with protein sequence MAGDSKGASLEYTPTWALATVCFIFIFTSLVIEHSIHLLVNFLKRRRKTALTDAVEKLKSELMLMGFVSLLLAVTQDSISKICIPAKLGNIMLPCRRKETTEKEDDVEKFVIVNKIMTSTGSNSLHDEILRQISVHRRLAEEGDATAADSCSEGKVQFMTPNALRQLHILIFVLAVMHIVYSVLTMALGRAKMRRWEAWEQETRTVEYQVENDPNRFRFTRQTTFGRRHMNSSSETSFHLWMRCFFRQFYNSVAKVDYITIRHGFIAAHLPSRQSFDFQKYIQRSLEEDFKIMVAISPLMWFAVAIFMLVDVYGWHVYLWLSYVPLLAVLVLGAKLEYIVAKMALQIKEQNSVIVGTPLVRVNDDLFWFRKPRFVLLLLHYTLFLNAFEFAFFIWVTIQFGFKSCYHELTVIIVTRISLAVTTQVLCSYITLPLYALVTQMGSQFRGKIMEDNMADILQQWHAEVRNRRRKQQQLLQSARTSFSADWSSVRNSFSEMPSYIRKVSKPDEPAESSVQLSNRGNVQDEIVELDGSSRVYGRNGDNGT encoded by the exons ATGGCAGGTGATTCCAAAGGCGCCTCTCTGGAATACACTCCGACATGGGCACTCGCCACCGTttgcttcatcttcatcttcacctCCCTTGTCATTGAGCACTCCATCCATCTCCTTGTCAAc TTTCTCAAGAGACGTAGAAAAACAGCCTTGACAGACGCGGTTGAGAAGCTCAAATCAG AGTTGATGCTTATGGGATTTGTGTCACTTTTATTAGCAGTAACCCAAGATTCGATATCTAAAATCTGCATACCTGCCAAGCTTGGAAACATCATGCTTCCATGTCGCAGAAAGGAAACAACCGAAAAAGAAGACGACGTCGAGAAATTTGTGATTGTGAATAAGATTATGACTTCGACCGGCTCAAACAGTTTGCATGATGAAATACTAAGGCAAATATCAGTGCATAGGCGACTTGCAGAGGAGGGGGATGCAACTGCTGCAGATTCTTGCAGTGAG GGAAAAGTACAATTCATGACGCCAAATGCTCTTCGTCAGCTTCACATACTTATTTTTGTGCTCGCAGTTATGCATATTGTGTACAGTGTTCTTACCATGGCTCTCGGGAGGGCCAAG ATGAGGCGCTGGGAAGCTTGGGAGCAAGAAACTCGAACAGTGGAGTACCAAGTTGAGAATG ATCCCAACCGGTTCAGATTTACCAGGCAAACAACATTTGGAAGAAGGCACATGAATTCTAGTTCGGAAACATCATTTCATCTGTGGATG AGATGTTTTTTCAGGCAATTTTATAATTCAGTGGCAAAAGTTGACTACATCACCATCCGACACGGCTTCATAGCG GCTCATTTGCCAAGCAGGCAAAGCTTCGATTTCCAAAAATACATACAGCGATCGTTGGAGGAAGATTTCAAGATCATGGTTGCAATCAGCCCTTTAATGTGGTTTGCGGTAGCCATTTTTATGCTCGTCGATGTGTATG GTTGGCATGTATATCTCTGGCTATCCTATGTTCCACTCTTG GCCGTTCTGGTTCTAGGAGCCAAACTTGAGTATATCGTTGCGAAAATGGCTCTTCAAATTAAAGAGCAGAACAGTGTGATCGTTGGAACACCACTTGTGCGAGTAAACGATGATCTGTTCTGGTTCAGGAAACCTAGATTTGTCTTGCTGCTGCTACATTATACTCTATTTTTG AATGCATTTGAGTTCGCTTTCTTCATTTGGGTTACG ATCCAATTCGGCTTCAAATCTTGCTACCACGAGCTCACAGTGATCATTGTTACGAGAATTTCCTTAGC GGTGACTACTCAAGTCCTCTGCAGCTACATCACTCTTCCTCTCTATGCACTTGTCACACAG atGGGTTCACAATTCAGGGGTAAGATAATGGAAGATAACATGGCAGACATTTTACAGCAATGGCATGCTGAAGTGAGGAATAGAAGGAGAAAGCAACAGCAACTTCTGCAATCAGCACGAACATCATTCTCCGCAGATTGGAGCTCTGTGAGGAATAGCTTTTCAGAAATGCCTTCTTATATAAGAAAGGTTTCCAAACCAGATGAACCAGCTGAAAGCAGTGTCCAGTTGTCTAACAGAGGGAATGTACAAGACGAGATAGTAGAACTAGATGGAAGCTCAAGGGtttatggaagaaatggagaTAATGGGACTTGA